Proteins encoded together in one Scheffersomyces stipitis CBS 6054 chromosome 5, complete sequence window:
- a CDS encoding predicted protein produces MDPLAHKYTPWKRLVHKFQARRDIPFRKRFFIGYDLYGNTYWEFTIDGNMQRLRRKMEPYQQQLFKADYFSSVPPQWLQWLRRTRNHPPTLEELINDQVRQKKMKILAQQADSKWANEKLRLEHEHQYKLNTELNRAQKEAEEFKQTNQTPAPSHDPPVVSEDPWKQADEAKDSNPIQTTTIKPR; encoded by the coding sequence ATGGACCCGTTAGCGCATAAATATACGCCTTGGAAGCGTCTAGTCCACAAGTTCCAGGCTCGCAGAGATATACCTTTCAGGAAGAGGTTCTTCATAGGTTACGATCTCTATGGAAATACTTACTGGGAGTTCACTATCGATGGCAACATGCAACGTTTGCGACGCAAAATGGAACCATATCAACAGCAGTTGTTTAAAGCAGATTATTTCAGCAGTGTTCCTCCACAATGGCTCCAATGGttgagaagaacaagaaaccATCCTCCTACTTTAGAAGAACTAATCAATGACCAAGTaagacaaaagaaaatgaagatttTAGCCCAGCAGGCTGATTCCAAATGGGCAAATGAGAAATTAAGACTTGAACATGAACACCAGTACAAGTTGAATACAGAATTGAATAGAGCCCAGAAAGAGGCGGAAGAGTTTAAACAAACGAACCAAACACCAGCACCTAGCCATGATCCTCCCGTAGTTAGTGAAGATCCATGGAAACAAGCCGATGAGGCTAAGGATTCAAATCCTATTCAAACAACCACTATAAAGCCGCGCTAA
- a CDS encoding predicted protein has product MPPSGDSNSNGVVSGGLALSSGGQNSLQFSISHILGTSARAPHHLSVQDNYVAYAASGGVVVRQLDLENNNAVISERFFCANSSSGNENTANSISPSGPDAYLNMALEMESSHNLHQNLHQSSKDVQPVRDRYGYSIATEPIVVGGSNNIGNIAELTQSVHDIDLSSPSKLKDRVRSINCMCISPNKRLLAIGETGYQPRILLFSLAPDSSSNPVALIYEHSFGIKSLCFSADSRYLCSLGLVNDGCINVWRISNSDVQLAANNRCSSVVNRLFWHEDYIITLGLRFIKVWRFSSKEDNDRISDKPLALKGKSVLLGSLISSNFTDISALNNDELLIITNNNQLLLLKLNSELKLISLETPPFDFDTLLVDYELEKIWFGSNSKLESYSINDLKPSSVSTPSTPSSRVNSVFGAQTNENVRTVPILRLFNLSSNYIIYLSHREEIVLYNKFKCDIESRVASSLMSELAGFKNCHSGDLLVYSHSGMIKRVTKDYELETILKFNLPSNELISNSLMAVDSNNDSLLLGDKYGTLYVVKITEEKASEIVYQIKAHSSSINDIVYYEFGDFQLITSIARDRMIQFFYKKPGTNWDILQTIPIHNGNLLKIQYHNSRIYVCSSDRTISIHKLEVVESELRVFQEKILSMKCSPITLKIVDDDLIVSTNDKTLSIYSVSQGFELSRTLKLVNGKNNESLLVENIIVFKNLLITSSTDKSLRVFNYHTGRPMSVAWGHSDVILSLELSSNEDLISIGKDGCLFTWKINESTATKNNTYKEDTTYKEESNVIPMYANVTRKILPISPIKINAPKIETCTKEAPSPRNSISPRLTNATLKRIEARRASSQSPTRDSGRSKSVSTAKPSLSIKPLEKAHTISTLSSTAGPGLTSPRRPLSPIRRSPSRNSLDHSPVRSSLDHSPMKLSKPHILFSHDEKRTADQPFVDTALAQLQFIDSKLQREVISNNDKAKLLTKLDSIFRQLGGDKESTKSNVRDKRTEISQNREADERELLESYSDKLLQLMESKLESKYSKQVPPLFIGENHSSISTTSQDSSEDID; this is encoded by the coding sequence ATGCCACCGTCAGGAGATTCCAATAGTAATGGAGTTGTCTCTGGTGGTTTAGCTTTATCGCTGGGTGGACAGAATTCGCTACAATTTCTGATTTCGCACATCCTCGGCACATCGGCTCGAGCACCTCATCATCTCTCAGTGCAAGACAACTATGTAGCCTATGCTGCCAGTGGAGGTGTTGTCGTCCGTCAGTTGGACTTGGAAAATAATAACGCCGTTATCTCGGAGCGGTTCTTTTGCGCCAACTCCAGTTCAGGCAATGAAAACACTGCAAACAGCATCCTGCCATCTGGTCCAGATGCATATCTCAACATGGCActtgaaatggaaagtAGTCACAATTTGCATCAAAATCTCCATCAGAGTTCCAAGGATGTTCAGCCTGTAAGAGATAGATATGGCTATTCTATCGCAACTGAACCTATCGTTGTTGGAGGTAGCAACAATATCGGAAATATTGCAGAATTAACCCAAAGTGTTCACGACATCGACTTATCTTCGCcatccaagttgaaagacAGAGTCAGGTCCATAAACTGTATGTGCATATCACCTAACAAACGTTTGCTAGCCATCGGTGAAACGGGTTATCAGCCACGGATACTTCTCTTCTCATTGGCACCAGACCTGAGCTCAAATCCTGTTGCACTTATATATGAACACTCTTTTGGTATTAAATCGCTCTGTTTTCTGGCAGATCTGCGCTATCTTTGCTCTCTTGGTCTTGTGAATGATGGCTGTATAAATGTCTGGAGGATTTCTAACTCTGATGTGCAGTTAGCAGCTAACAATAGGTGCTCTTCTGTGGTGAACAGATTGTTCTGGCATGAGGACTACATCATCACCTTGGGATTACGTTTCATAAAAGTTTGGAGGTTTTCGAGTAAAGAAGACAACGACAGAATCCTGGACAAACCTCTAGCACTAAAAGGTAAAAGTGTCCTTTTGGGATCGCTAATAAGCTCGAATTTCACAGACATATCTGCCTTGAACAACGACGAATTGCTCATAATAACAAACAACAACCAATTGCTCTTGCTCAAGTTAAATAGTGAACTCAAACTCATTTCATTAGAAACGCCCCCGTTTGATTTCGATACCTTATTGGTAGATTATGAGCTTGAAAAGATATGGTTTGGATCCAATTCCAAGCTAGAATCGTATTCTATAAACGATTTGAAACCTAGCTCTGTTTCAACTCCTCTGACGCCTTCTTCCAGAGTAAATTCTGTATTTGGAGCACAAACTAACGAAAACGTGCGGACAGTTCCTATTCTTAGACTCTTCAATCTCAGTTCCAACTACATCATATACCTTTCACATCGtgaagaaattgtattGTACAATAAGTTCAAGTGTGACATCGAAAGTAGAGTAGCCAGCTCCTTGATGAGCGAGCTAGCAGGTTTCAAGAACTGCCATCTGGGAGACCTATTGGTGTATTCGCATTCTGGTATGATTAAGAGGGTTACAAAGGACTATGAATTAGAGACCATTTTGAAGTTTAACTTGCCGTCAAACGAACTCATATCAAATTCGCTTATGGCCGTAGACTCCAACAATGATTCACTTTTGTTGGGAGACAAGTATGGAACATTGTATGTTGTCAAGataacagaagaaaaagcaTCTGAAATTGTATATCAAATCAAAGCAcattcatcttcaattaaCGACATAGTATACTACGAATTTGGAGACTTTCAGTTGATAACAAGCATAGCAAGAGATCGTATGatacaattcttctacaaaaAACCAGGTACCAACTGGGACATCTTGCAAACTATACCTATCCACAATGGCaatttattgaaaattcagTATCACAACAGCAGGATATATGTCTGCTCATCTGATAGAACTATCTCTATTcacaaacttgaagttgttgagagTGAATTGAGGGTTTTCCAAGAGAAGATATTATCTATGAAATGTAGTCCGATCACTTTGAAAATTGTAGACGACGATTTGATCGTGTCTACAAACGACAAAACTTTGTCAATATATCTGGTATCTCAGGGATTTGAGCTATCACGGACTTTAAAGCTTGTTAACGGTAAAAATAACGAGAGCTTACTTGTGGAGAACATCATTGTATTTAAGAATTTGCTCATAACTTCCTCGACAGACAAGTCTCTCAGAGTATTCAATTATCATACTGGCAGACCAATGAGTGTAGCCTGGGGTCACCTGGATGTGATATTAAGCTTGGAATTAAGTTCCAAtgaagacttgatttcCATTGGGAAGGACGGTTGCTTGTTCACTTGGAAGATTAATGAATCGACAGCAACAAAGAATAACACATATAAGGAAGATACAACATATAAGGAGGAAAGTAATGTGATTCCTATGTATGCCAATGTAACCAGAAAGATTCTTCCTATTTCTCCCATAAAGATCAATGCACCCAAGATCGAAACATGCACAAAAGAGGCGCCATCTCCACGTAATTCTATATCTCCCAGACTTACAAACGCaactttgaagagaatCGAAGCCCGTAGAGCTAGTTCTCAGAGTCCCACTAGAGATTCGGGTAGATCAAAATCGGTTTCTACTGCGAAGCCATCCTTGTCTATCAAACCTTTAGAAAAGGCACACACTATAAGCACACTTTCCTCTACCGCGGGACCAGGACTtacttctccaagaagaccATTGTCTCCCATTAGACGCAGTCCATCCAGAAATCTGTTAGATCATTCACCAGTAAGGAGTCTGTTGGATCATTCACCCATGAAGCTTTCAAAGCCACATATCTTATTTAGTCATGATGAAAAAAGAACCGCAGACCAACCTTTCGTGGATACAGCTCTAGCCCAATTGCAGTTTATTGATTCTAAACTTCAAAGAGAAGTTATAAGCAACAACGATAAGGCCAAATTGTTAACCAAACTCGACTCTATTTTTAGACAATTAGGTGGAGATAAGGAGCTGACTAAAAGTAACGTTCGAGACAAAAGGACTGAAATTAGCCAGAATAGAGAAGCAGatgaaagagaattgtTGGAGTCATACAGCGATaagcttcttcaacttatGGAATCTAAACTTGAGTCGAAGTATTCCAAGCAAGTTCCTCCACTTTTCATTGGAGAAAACCACTCttcgatttcaacaacttcccAAGACTCGCTGGAGGACATAGATTAA